The segment CCTGGAAAAGAATATGGACTGGTTGCTAAAGAGACTGACACCATTGAAAGACAAGTACTTGCTTTTTGACTTACCAGGACAGGTAAGCTTATTTCTGCAATGGAGATGCTTTGCTACTGGGAAGTTTTACATTCTCTGGattcaaattatttcttattattggACAAATAACCtacagtttgtgtgtgggtgtgtgggtgttatTTGTAGAAAATAGAAGAGGTCATtggttaacacacacacacgcacacaaatgtaATAGGGCAAAGAGCAGTATTTAAAGTTCTCTGCTTGTTTCTCATTATCctgtatttgaaataaatctcTTTTGCCATTGTAGAATCTTAACTGTGAAAGCTTGCACTTTCATGATGTTTTTGTACTACCAGGTGGAACTGTATACTCATAACAATGCAGCACGCAATATTGTGAAGCAGCTAGTAGACACTGAGGATTACCGGTTGGTTGCCATTCATCTTGTGGATTCTCACTACTGTAGTGACCCTGGGAAGTTCATTGCTGTGCTGCTGACCTCCTTAACTACCATGCTGCAAATGGCTTTACCCCATATCAATGTACTATCCAAAGCCGATCTTATAGAAAAGCATGGCAGGCTAGACTTCAATTTGGATTTTTATACTGAAGTCTTGGATCTGTCATATCTCCTTGGGCATTTGCAGGTAAGAGTCTGGGAAGCAATTATGCATGAACATTGTTTTATGGTCATGGAAGCCTAAGATGGGTCCAGATTATTCTTTGATAGAACAAGCTAAAAGTTAGGAGTTTTGGGGATGTACATGTGCATTTTTGCTTGTCTTTTTCAGGATGATCCATTGCTCAGCAAGTACAAGCGACTGAATGAAGTCATAGTTGGCGTTGTTGAGGACTACAGCCTGGTCAATTTTATTCCACTCAATGTGCAGGTGACAACTCAAAGTCTTTTCATAAAGCATATAGTTCTACAAGTAATAATCATCATTGTCTTATTTTTGAGTGACTATCACAGCTTCACCACTCAGGCTTGCAACAGTTACATGCTCTGTCTTTCATAACATAACAAACAATCTGTCAGTGGGTTTTATTTCTTGCTATTATAATAGTTaacaactaataaaaaaaactttacaatcCCACTCCCTAAGGAAGGTCACCAAGGTTGATTAGCACTAAAATTTAATCCCTTATGAACACAAGCCCATGTATCCATTTAGTCTCTTGGCACACCACAGCAGTTGTCTCCCTGCTAATTCCATAAGGTTTGTCCAATTCTAAACACTTTTTGAGCAAATGTCATAGTAGAATAGGGTGAATTCTCGCATGCCTTGTTATTCAAGGTTCAAGATTGTAAGTGTGAAACctaaaatcaaaatgaaaatatgaaaaaaaatatgctgtgGAAAGTCAATTTTTATGTTCTGTCACCAGTTGGTGCTCTCCAAGCAAacattacataataataatatttgtttgtatgcaaaaacaaaatggaccaacaacaaaatacaaagagaggattaagatttattttttatggcaAATGTGAGTCTCCGATTAGGAGTTTAGTAAAAGTGGTATTTACTAAACAGTTCTGTAAcatattttattcaatttatttagATGCTTTCTAAAATTTGTGTTTGCTTATGTTGAATGAGATCAAGAACAATGTTCATCTTATGTGTGATTAAGTTATTGGCTGGGACACTTTAGATGAGTTAAAGGAGAAAACAGTTTGGATAGACCTGTCCTGAGGTCACAAATGCAACATTTTAGCATGGTGTTAGCAGATTTACCTAGCTTGGGTAGGCTAAACTGCTCGATGAACATGCTTATGAGTTGAGGATGTTATTTTGTTAAGTTTAGGTATATATGATGCTCTATTTTGCAGCTTTTGTTCTGTATTtgtgcaggacaaagagaccaTGCTCCAGGTCAGAAAGGCTGCTGACAAGGCTAGTGGCTATGTGTTTGGTGAAGGGGAAGACCGTACTCTGGAAGGTCTCATGTCATGTGCTGTAGGTGCAGAATTTGAGTATGAGAAGATCaagaatgtgagagagaaatacatGGACACAGAGTAATCAATGGATGTCGAACATTTATGAACAGCAGTCTTTTGTTATCAAGGTTACAGAAATTCAGAAAAATTTGTCCATCAGAGCAAAAATTGCTAAAAAGCCTTAAAGTTatcaaataaagattttatgttACATTACCTTCATATCAAATCACCAGCTATCCCACCAAACTCTCTgtcaagaaagtgaaaaaatttATGCTGTAAGAAATTGTTATTAATCAGGAAGAATGTATCATTGATTTGCTAATCTCTGTGCTGCTGAAAATATTGCTATTTGAAAATAGCATGATCACGGTTAACCATTGAACTGTTATTTAAAATCATTCATGTATAAActccctttccttttttccccctttagcAGTGTACTAAAGACAAACAGCATAGTGACTGGATTAATCTGTTGCATAGGGGAAACATCTCCTGTACAAGGTACAAGTGGATATACTGAAGTGGATTAAACCATTTCCTTTCAATAACTGGactgaaaaatatgaaagtctTCGTCAGAACTAAGTAccattaagatttttttaatctttttgctATCAACATTTATCACTCCCCATCATTCTAATAGCAATGGCCATATTATTCACCTGCAAATTTTGTCATAACTGCAGTGGATCACCATGTAAGTCATTGCTCAAACAGCATGGGGAGAGTACTGAGAGATAAGTGATTGGAAATGATCCTAGTAAACTTGATATGACAGTTTAAAACAAGTAAATGTTACCTTCAATGTCCACGCTGATGCTGATCCTTTCATTGGATAAGGTAAAGGGGATAACCTTGATTAGCGAGTTGTGGTACATAACTTTCGCCTCATACTCGCCCTTGAACCCCGTgatgttaaaaaatgtatttgatgcGAGATTGACACTAACGTTGGTGCTCCACTCTCGCTGAGTCAAGTCAACAAAACGATGGCCTGCTTCATTTAGCTGTGACACAAGACCACAAGAATTGGTTTCCTCTTGAAGATGATACTATAAGCCTTGGCTGGATTTCTACAAAATCATTCTTTTTTTGGGGACAGAACTTACAAACACTgaattgaaatgaaaaatacaag is part of the Pomacea canaliculata isolate SZHN2017 linkage group LG13, ASM307304v1, whole genome shotgun sequence genome and harbors:
- the LOC112554197 gene encoding GPN-loop GTPase 2-like isoform X1, translated to MAQFLEGLGRQVSVINLDPANDNVPYRCDVDISELITVNDVMEHLKLGPNGGFVYCMEYLEKNMDWLLKRLTPLKDKYLLFDLPGQVELYTHNNAARNIVKQLVDTEDYRLVAIHLVDSHYCSDPGKFIAVLLTSLTTMLQMALPHINVLSKADLIEKHGRLDFNLDFYTEVLDLSYLLGHLQDDPLLSKYKRLNEVIVGVVEDYSLVNFIPLNVQDKETMLQVRKAADKASGYVFGEGEDRTLEGLMSCAVGAEFEYEKIKNVREKYMDTE
- the LOC112554197 gene encoding GPN-loop GTPase 2-like isoform X2, producing MTMCLTVNDVMEHLKLGPNGGFVYCMEYLEKNMDWLLKRLTPLKDKYLLFDLPGQVELYTHNNAARNIVKQLVDTEDYRLVAIHLVDSHYCSDPGKFIAVLLTSLTTMLQMALPHINVLSKADLIEKHGRLDFNLDFYTEVLDLSYLLGHLQDDPLLSKYKRLNEVIVGVVEDYSLVNFIPLNVQDKETMLQVRKAADKASGYVFGEGEDRTLEGLMSCAVGAEFEYEKIKNVREKYMDTE